The Amycolatopsis nigrescens CSC17Ta-90 genomic interval CCGGTATTACGACATCTGGCACAACGACGTGCGGAGAACGGCCACCCAGTGACGTGTGGCTCCGCGGTGAAGCCTGCCTCTGTCCAGGTTTCTTTCGCAAACACTCTCGACTGACCATCGCTGCTCCGGACCGCATCGTTAGCCAGGTCGCCAAACCTGGCCCTATCGAGTGAACCCGGATCGCGCCGACGCCTTGGGAGGCGGCCAGCCGTGACCCGCCACACGCAGTACCCGAATCAGGGTCTTTACGACTCGCAGTACGAGCACGACGCCTGTGGTGTCGCCTTCGTCGCCGACCTCGCGGGCCGCCGCGACCACGGCATCGTCAGCAAGGCGCTGGTCGCCCTGCGCAATCTCGAGCACCGCGGCGCCAGAGGTGCCGAGCCGGAGACCGGTGACGGTGCCGGCCTGCTGATCCAGCTGCCGGACGAGTTCTTCCGCGAGGTGGTCGGCTTCGAGCTGCCCGAGCCGGGTGGCTACGCCGCCGGCACCGCTTTCCTTCCGGTGGACGAAAAGCCGCGTGGCCGGGCGATGAGCGCGATCGAGCGGATCGCCGCCGAAGAGGGCCTGCGCGTGCTCGGCTGGCGCGAGCTGCCGGTACGCCCCGAGCACTGCGGGCCGACCGCGGCCACCACGATGCCGCACTTCACCCAGCTTTTCGTGGCAGGACAGCGAGAAGAACTGACCGGGCTCGATTTGGAGCGGGCCGCGTTCTGCGTCCGCAAGCGCGCCGAGCACGAGCTGGCCGGCGAGGACGTCTACTTCCCCAGCCTGTCCGCGCGCACCATCGTCTACAAGGGAATGCTCACCGAGCCGCAGGTGGAGAAGTTCTTCCCGGACCTCACCGACGAGCGGGTGACCAGCGCGATCGGCCTGGTGCACTCCCGGTTCTCCACGAACACCTTCCCGTCGTGGCCGCTGGCGCACCCGTACCGCTACGTGGCGCACAACGGCGAGATCAACACCCTGCGCGGTAACCGGAACTGGATGGACGCGCGGGAGTCGATGCTGAACAGCGACCTGATCCCGGGTGAGCTCAAGCGGATCTACCCGGTGATCACCCGCGGTGCCAGCGACTCGGCCTCCTTCGACGAGGTGCTGGAGCTGCTGCACCTCGGTGGCCGGTCGCTGCCGCACGCGGTGCTGATGATGATCCCGGAGGCGTGGGAGAACCACACCGAGATGGACCCGGCGCGCCGCGCGTTCTACGAGTTCCACTCCACCTTGATGGAGCCGTGGGATGGTCCCGCGCTGGTGTCGTTCACCGACGGCACCCAGATCGGCGCGGTGCTCGACCGCAACGGGCTGCGGCCGGCCCGCTACTGGGTTACCGAGGACGGCCTGGTCGTGCTGGCCAGTGAGGTCGGGGTGCTGGAGCTGGACCCGGCGACCATCGTGCGCAAGGGCAGGCTCGAGCCGGGCCGGATGTTCCTGGTGGACACCGCCGAGGGCCGGATCATCGACGACGAGGAGATCAAGGGCGGCCTCGCCGCCGAGCACCCGTACGGCGACTGGGTGCGGGGCGGCCTGCTCTCCCTGGAGAACCTGCCCGAACGCGAGCGGGAAGTCCCGCAGCACGCCACCCTGGTCCGCCGTCAGCAGGCCTTCGGCTACACCGAAGAAGAGCTCGACGTGCTGCTGGAGCCGATGGCGCGCAACGGCGCCGAGCCGATCGGCTCGATGGGCAACGACTCGCCGCTGGCGCCGCTGTCCTCGCGGCCGCGGCAGATCTTCGACTACTTCATCCAGCTGTTCGCCCAGGTGACCAACCCGCCGCTGGACGCGATCCGCGAGGAGCTGGTCACCTCGCTGGGCACGCAGCTCGGCTCCGAGCCGAACCTGCTGGACGCGACCGCGGAGTCCTGCCGCCGGATCGTGCTGCCGTTCCCGGTGCTGGACAACGACGAGCTGGCCAAGCTGGTGCACGTCAACGACGACGGGGACCTGCCGGAGTTCCAGGCGGTCACCGTGCTCGGCCGGTACGACGTGAACGGCGGCGGTGCCGCGCTGAACCGACGCCTCGACGAGATCCGCACCGAGGTGTCCGAGGCGATCGAGGACGGCGCGCGGCTGATCGTGCTCTCCGACCGCGGGGTGGACGAGACGCACGCCGCGATCCCGTCGCTGCTGCTCACCGGGGCGGTGCACCACCACCTGGTCCGGGAGAAGACCAGGACCCAGGTCGGCCTGGTGGTCGAGGCCGGGGACGCGCGCGAGGTGCACCACATCGCGCTGCTGATCGGCTACGGCGTGGCCGCGGTGAACCCGTACATGGCGATGGCCACCGTCGAGGAGATGGCCGAGCGCGGCCTGATCCCCGGGGTGACCGCGAAGGAGGCCACCCGCAACCTGATCAAGGCGCTGGGCAAGGGCGTGCGCAAGACGATGTCCAAGATGGGCGTCTCCACCGTCGCCTCCTACACCGGTGCGCAGATCTTCGAGGCGGTCGGCCTCGGCGAAGAGGTCATCGAGAACTGTTTCACCGGAACGACCTCCCGCCTCGGCGGGGTCGGTTTCGACACGCTCGCGCAGGAGGTGCGGGAGCGCCACCGCAGGGCGTTCCCGCCGGACGGGGTGCGGCCGAGCCACCGCGAGCTGGACACCGGCGCGGACTACCAGTGGCGTCGCGAGGGCGAGCCGCACCTGTTCAACCCGCAGACCGTGTTCAAGCTCCAGCACTCCACCAGGTCCGGCAAGTACGAGATCTTCAAGGAGTACACCAAGGCGGTCGACGACCAGGCCGAGAAGCTGATGACCCTGCGCGGGCTGTTCGGCTTCAAGACCGGGCAGCGCCAGCCGGTACCGATCGAGGAGGTCGAGCCGGTCTCCGAGATCGTCAAGCGGTTCGCCACCGGCGCCATCTCCTACGGCTCGATCTCGATGGAGATGCACCAGACGCTGGCGATCGCAATGAACGCGCTCGGCGGCAAGTCCAACACCGGTGAGGGCGGCGAGGACGCCGAGCGGCTCTACGACGCGACGCGCCGGTCCGCGGTGAAGCAGGTCGCAAGTGGACGGTTCGGGGTCACCAGCGAGTACCTGGTGAACGCGGACGACATCCAGATCAAGATGGCGCAGGGCGCGAAGCCGGGTGAGGGCGGTCAGCTGCCGGGCGCCAAGGTGTACCCGTGGATCGCCAAGACCCGGTTCTCCACGCCGGGCGTCGGGTTGATCTCCCCGCCGCCGCACCACGACATCTACTCGATCGAGGATCTGGCCCAGCTGATCCACGACCTGAAGAACGCCAACCCCGCCGCGCGGATCCACGTGAAGCTGGTGTCCGAGGTGGGCGTTGGCACGGTGGCGGCCGGGGTGTCCAAGGCGCACGCGGACGTGGTGCTGATCTCCGGGCACGACGGCGGCACCGGCGCCTCGCCGCTGTCCTCGATCAAGCACGCCGGCGGGCCGTGGGAGCTCGGCCTGGCCGAGACCCAGCAGACCCTGCTGGCGAACCGGCTGCGCGACCGGATCGTGGTGCAGACCGACGGGCAGCTCAAGACCGGCCGGGACGTGGTGATCGCCGCGCTGCTCGGCGCCGAGGAGTTCGGCTTCGCCACCGCGCCGCTGGTGGTCTCCGGCTGCATCATGATGCGGGTCTGCCACCTGGACACCTGCCCGGTCGGCGTGGCCACGCAGAACCCGAAGCTGCGCGAGAAGTTCAGCGGCAAGGCCGAGTACGTGGTGAACTTCTTCGAGTTCATCGCACAGGAGGTCCGGGAGTACCTGGCGGAGCTGGGTTTCCGGTCGATCGCCGAGGCGGTCGGGCACGCCGAGATGCTGGACAAGCGCCAGGCCATCGAGCACTGGAAGGCGGCCGGGCTGGACCTGACGCCGATCTTCCACGTGCCCGAGCTGGCGCCGCGCGCGTCGCGGCACCAGCAGGTGGCTCAGGACCACGGCCTGGACAAGGCGCTGGACAACACGCTGATCCAGCTGGCCGAGGGCGCGCTTTCGGCCGGGGACAAGGTGCGGCTGGAACTGCCGGTGCGCAACGTGAACCGCACCGTCGGCACCATGCTCGGCTCCGAGCTGACCAAGAAGTGGGGCGGCGAGGGCCTGCCGGACGACACCATCGACGTCACCTTCACCGGCACCGCCGGCCAGTCGTTCGGTGCCTTCCTGCCCAGGGGCATCACCCTGCGGCTGGTCGGGGACGGCAACGACTACGTCGGCAAGGGGCTCTCCGGCGGGCGGATCACCGTGCGGCCATCGAGGGAGGCGCAGTTCGCCGCCGAGGAGCACATCATCGCCGGCAACGTGATCGGCTACGGCGCCACCAGCGGCGAGATCTTCTTGCGCGGCAAGGTGGGCGAGCGGTTCTGCGTGCGGAACTCGGGCGCGCTGGCCGTGGTCGAGGGGGTCGGCGACCACGGTTGCGAGTACATGACCGGTGGCCGGGTGGTGGTGCTCGGGCCGACCGGGCGCAACTTCGCGGCCGGGATGTCCGGTGGCATCGCGTACGTGCTCGATCTGTCCCCGGCGCGGGTGAACCACGAGATGGTGGATGTGGACCCGCTGGACGACGAGGACACCGAGTTCCTGCGCGACGCGGTGGAGCGGCACTACGCGGAGACCGAGTCCGCGGTGGCGCACCGGCTGCTCGCCGACTGGGACGTCGCGGTGGAGCGGTTCGGCAAGGTGATGCCGAAGGACTACAAGCGGGTGCTCGCGGCACAGGAGGCGGCCGTGCGGGACGGTCGGGACGTGAACGAAGCGATCATGGAGGCGGCTCATGGCTGACAATCGCGAAGCTGGCCATGAGTGCCGACCGGGTGCGGGTGTCCCGCAAGGAACGGAGGCGGCTCATGGCTGACCCCAAGGGTTTTCTTACTACCGAGCGAGA includes:
- the gltB gene encoding glutamate synthase large subunit, with product MTRHTQYPNQGLYDSQYEHDACGVAFVADLAGRRDHGIVSKALVALRNLEHRGARGAEPETGDGAGLLIQLPDEFFREVVGFELPEPGGYAAGTAFLPVDEKPRGRAMSAIERIAAEEGLRVLGWRELPVRPEHCGPTAATTMPHFTQLFVAGQREELTGLDLERAAFCVRKRAEHELAGEDVYFPSLSARTIVYKGMLTEPQVEKFFPDLTDERVTSAIGLVHSRFSTNTFPSWPLAHPYRYVAHNGEINTLRGNRNWMDARESMLNSDLIPGELKRIYPVITRGASDSASFDEVLELLHLGGRSLPHAVLMMIPEAWENHTEMDPARRAFYEFHSTLMEPWDGPALVSFTDGTQIGAVLDRNGLRPARYWVTEDGLVVLASEVGVLELDPATIVRKGRLEPGRMFLVDTAEGRIIDDEEIKGGLAAEHPYGDWVRGGLLSLENLPEREREVPQHATLVRRQQAFGYTEEELDVLLEPMARNGAEPIGSMGNDSPLAPLSSRPRQIFDYFIQLFAQVTNPPLDAIREELVTSLGTQLGSEPNLLDATAESCRRIVLPFPVLDNDELAKLVHVNDDGDLPEFQAVTVLGRYDVNGGGAALNRRLDEIRTEVSEAIEDGARLIVLSDRGVDETHAAIPSLLLTGAVHHHLVREKTRTQVGLVVEAGDAREVHHIALLIGYGVAAVNPYMAMATVEEMAERGLIPGVTAKEATRNLIKALGKGVRKTMSKMGVSTVASYTGAQIFEAVGLGEEVIENCFTGTTSRLGGVGFDTLAQEVRERHRRAFPPDGVRPSHRELDTGADYQWRREGEPHLFNPQTVFKLQHSTRSGKYEIFKEYTKAVDDQAEKLMTLRGLFGFKTGQRQPVPIEEVEPVSEIVKRFATGAISYGSISMEMHQTLAIAMNALGGKSNTGEGGEDAERLYDATRRSAVKQVASGRFGVTSEYLVNADDIQIKMAQGAKPGEGGQLPGAKVYPWIAKTRFSTPGVGLISPPPHHDIYSIEDLAQLIHDLKNANPAARIHVKLVSEVGVGTVAAGVSKAHADVVLISGHDGGTGASPLSSIKHAGGPWELGLAETQQTLLANRLRDRIVVQTDGQLKTGRDVVIAALLGAEEFGFATAPLVVSGCIMMRVCHLDTCPVGVATQNPKLREKFSGKAEYVVNFFEFIAQEVREYLAELGFRSIAEAVGHAEMLDKRQAIEHWKAAGLDLTPIFHVPELAPRASRHQQVAQDHGLDKALDNTLIQLAEGALSAGDKVRLELPVRNVNRTVGTMLGSELTKKWGGEGLPDDTIDVTFTGTAGQSFGAFLPRGITLRLVGDGNDYVGKGLSGGRITVRPSREAQFAAEEHIIAGNVIGYGATSGEIFLRGKVGERFCVRNSGALAVVEGVGDHGCEYMTGGRVVVLGPTGRNFAAGMSGGIAYVLDLSPARVNHEMVDVDPLDDEDTEFLRDAVERHYAETESAVAHRLLADWDVAVERFGKVMPKDYKRVLAAQEAAVRDGRDVNEAIMEAAHG